One window of Botrimarina mediterranea genomic DNA carries:
- a CDS encoding NADH:ubiquinone reductase (Na(+)-transporting) subunit B, translating to MKFLRDQLDAVAPLFKKGGKLEKLYPLYEANDTFLYTPGEVTKGVSHVRDAIDMKRMMSTVIVALIPCIFMALYNTGYQANLAIGTQGAVPLDNTFTGIDPFTRDDVMHAIGLPYDHTNHVSNLVHGLLWFLPVYIATMVVGGVCEVIFSIIRGHEINEGFLVTGMLLPLTLPPAIPLWQVGLGIAFGVVIGKEIFGGTGKNFLNPALTARAFLYFAYAQEMSGDKVWTAAGVAAGEGVDGYTNATVLTGMAAQAVGTTPEASSTMSLGFWDCFWGLIPGSMGETSTFACLIGAAILIATGIGSWRIMAACTMGALVTAMMLFAFRDSVPYPLAYMNPLWHLVAGGFAFGVVFMATDPVSAAMTNTGKWWYGGLVGFVTVLIRVINPAYAEGIMLAILFGNVMAPLIDYYVIQANVKRRAARYAAT from the coding sequence ATGAAATTCCTCCGAGACCAACTCGACGCGGTCGCCCCGCTCTTCAAGAAGGGCGGCAAGCTCGAGAAGCTGTACCCGCTGTACGAAGCGAACGACACGTTCCTCTACACGCCGGGAGAGGTGACCAAGGGCGTCTCGCACGTCCGCGATGCGATCGATATGAAGCGGATGATGTCGACGGTGATCGTCGCGCTCATCCCGTGCATCTTCATGGCCCTCTACAACACGGGTTACCAAGCCAACTTGGCGATCGGCACGCAGGGCGCGGTCCCGCTGGACAACACGTTCACGGGGATCGACCCGTTTACCCGTGACGACGTAATGCACGCCATCGGGCTGCCTTACGACCACACCAACCACGTGTCGAACCTCGTCCACGGCCTCTTGTGGTTCTTGCCGGTCTACATTGCAACGATGGTGGTGGGCGGCGTCTGCGAGGTGATCTTCTCGATCATCCGCGGACATGAAATCAACGAGGGCTTTTTGGTTACCGGCATGCTGCTGCCGCTGACGCTGCCGCCGGCGATACCGTTGTGGCAGGTCGGATTGGGCATCGCGTTCGGCGTGGTGATTGGGAAGGAGATCTTCGGCGGCACGGGCAAGAATTTCTTGAATCCCGCGCTGACAGCTCGGGCGTTCCTGTACTTCGCCTATGCCCAAGAGATGTCCGGCGACAAGGTCTGGACCGCGGCTGGCGTTGCGGCCGGCGAGGGCGTCGATGGTTACACCAACGCCACCGTGCTCACCGGCATGGCGGCTCAAGCCGTAGGGACGACGCCCGAAGCCTCTTCCACCATGTCGCTCGGCTTTTGGGATTGCTTCTGGGGATTGATCCCCGGATCGATGGGCGAGACCTCGACCTTCGCTTGCCTGATCGGCGCCGCGATCTTGATCGCGACCGGCATCGGCTCGTGGCGGATCATGGCGGCTTGCACGATGGGCGCGCTCGTCACCGCGATGATGTTGTTCGCCTTCCGCGACAGCGTTCCGTACCCGCTGGCCTACATGAACCCTCTCTGGCACTTGGTGGCCGGTGGGTTCGCGTTCGGCGTGGTGTTCATGGCGACCGACCCGGTCTCGGCGGCCATGACCAACACCGGCAAGTGGTGGTACGGGGGTTTGGTCGGATTTGTGACTGTCCTCATCCGCGTGATCAATCCGGCGTATGCCGAAGGGATCATGCTGGCGATCCTCTTTGGCAACGTGATGGCTCCGCTCATCGACTACTACGTGATCCAAGCGAACGTGAAACGGAGGGCCGCCCGCTATGCCGCAACCTGA
- the nqrM gene encoding (Na+)-NQR maturation NqrM: MNTFLVTLAVFAVALAGMAIGVMLSGRRIKGSCGGLSSFKDHEGNSVCEACTNPSTDCTQRREREAATGGAATGG, translated from the coding sequence ATGAATACCTTCCTGGTAACACTCGCCGTGTTCGCCGTCGCGCTAGCGGGGATGGCGATCGGCGTGATGCTCTCCGGCCGACGGATCAAGGGCTCGTGCGGCGGCTTGTCGTCGTTCAAAGACCATGAAGGCAACTCGGTCTGCGAGGCATGCACGAATCCCTCGACCGATTGCACGCAGCGCCGCGAACGCGAAGCGGCAACCGGTGGCGCGGCAACCGGGGGCTAA
- a CDS encoding FAD:protein FMN transferase — protein sequence MIADRFLGRLAGGSWRLLLLCLVVGCAKGVAVEEAPVWSFSGPTMGTRYNVSIVGGTEENAARLQKLVDERLAEVNRQMSTYDSKSELSRFNAKETPEWFPVSSETASVVASALKLAAQSDGAYDPTVGPLVNLWGFGPDKRRDEPPSDEEIAAAKQRVGYKSVETRLDPPALRKSKASVYLDLSSIAKGHGVDAVGELLHREGVDSYMVEIGGEVRARGVKPAGKPWRIGVQRASTNPKQTLQEVIELRDQSLATSGDYYNFFEVDGVRYSHTIDPKTGRPVNHDLATATVLAETCRDADGQATALLALGPVAGYDWAVEHGVAALMVSRDADDQLVERTTPAWDAAFKNSPSASAAAEAGEAAGESS from the coding sequence ATGATCGCAGATAGGTTCCTAGGTCGGCTTGCAGGCGGGTCCTGGCGGCTGTTGTTGCTGTGTCTGGTCGTCGGGTGCGCGAAGGGCGTTGCCGTTGAGGAGGCGCCGGTCTGGTCTTTCTCTGGGCCGACGATGGGGACGCGCTACAACGTCTCGATCGTTGGCGGGACGGAAGAGAACGCGGCGCGACTGCAGAAGCTCGTCGACGAGCGTTTGGCGGAGGTGAACCGCCAGATGTCGACTTACGACTCGAAGTCGGAGCTGTCGCGGTTCAACGCGAAGGAGACGCCCGAGTGGTTCCCGGTTTCATCCGAGACAGCGTCGGTGGTGGCGTCCGCGCTGAAGTTGGCCGCACAGTCGGATGGCGCCTACGACCCAACCGTGGGGCCGCTGGTGAACCTCTGGGGATTCGGCCCCGACAAGCGGCGCGACGAACCGCCGAGTGATGAAGAGATCGCCGCCGCTAAGCAGCGGGTGGGATACAAATCGGTGGAGACACGCCTCGACCCGCCCGCGCTCCGTAAGTCGAAAGCGAGTGTCTACCTCGACCTCTCTTCGATCGCCAAAGGTCACGGCGTCGACGCCGTGGGTGAGTTGCTCCATCGCGAAGGGGTTGATTCTTACATGGTCGAGATCGGCGGCGAGGTCCGGGCCCGGGGCGTCAAACCCGCCGGCAAGCCGTGGCGGATCGGCGTGCAACGCGCCTCGACCAACCCTAAGCAAACGCTGCAAGAAGTGATCGAACTGCGTGACCAGTCGCTCGCCACCTCGGGCGACTACTACAACTTCTTCGAAGTTGACGGGGTCCGCTACTCGCACACCATCGATCCCAAGACGGGGCGTCCCGTGAATCACGATCTGGCGACGGCTACGGTCCTCGCCGAGACGTGTCGCGACGCCGACGGGCAAGCGACGGCGTTGCTCGCCCTCGGCCCTGTGGCGGGGTACGATTGGGCGGTTGAGCACGGCGTCGCCGCCCTGATGGTGTCGCGCGACGCCGACGACCAACTCGTCGAGCGCACCACCCCGGCGTGGGACGCCGCCTTCAAGAACTCGCCATCGGCCTCCGCCGCTGCGGAAGCTGGTGAAGCCGCAGGAGAGTCGTCATGA
- a CDS encoding type II secretion system protein GspD — protein MAHSGWSFAACRWVLVACLAAGAASSRAQTPSLPTLQEFASTLERVVNGPEILSAEQLPAPEKAAEGQFVAPLVKDPVLPVVVQDDEGLISLSVRDATLRQVLAALAETQGFNLVIAAPADTQVTAEFKRMSIDDVFTTLMNSTGHTWTESDGVVIVTSNATGGTLSPVAQGRRVAVIELDFASAADLQPAVEGLLSAVGQSHYVETNPEDNRRTKELLVVEDLEPYLQRIERYIAEADQPPRQVLIEVNLLQVTLEDDQRCGVNFEALGRIAGTPLTVGSQGLTSVLPGTAINGAASLPSGSAWSSGSSGFFVQTSGGDLDLVIEALISTTDAKSLANPRLLCVNGQESRLQVGRDIGYATTTTVNTTTAENIQFLETGTILSVTPRITRDGRVLLRVAPEVSDGELIDGIPNKELIKTQTNALLHSGQGMIIGGLIQETDSIQINRVPVLSTIPYVSGLFQRRALVKERRELIIALVPHILPYAPEIECRNQEEVMRATDPLLTGPLVRNPRPYEPRLPDPHEDLKGYRPWPWGPKTETEVCTTAVCEPPEGSTGPRRLPDILQPELIEPAVHRDPVEVVPAEPEVVERPKRSWFR, from the coding sequence ATGGCGCATAGCGGGTGGTCCTTCGCCGCTTGCCGGTGGGTGCTTGTGGCGTGTCTCGCCGCGGGCGCCGCATCGTCGCGCGCGCAGACGCCTTCGCTGCCGACGTTGCAAGAGTTTGCCAGCACACTCGAGCGAGTAGTCAACGGCCCTGAAATCCTCTCAGCCGAGCAGCTTCCCGCGCCCGAGAAGGCCGCCGAAGGCCAGTTCGTGGCGCCGCTCGTCAAAGATCCGGTTCTCCCGGTCGTCGTCCAAGACGATGAGGGGCTGATCTCACTCTCGGTGCGCGACGCGACACTCCGCCAAGTCCTCGCCGCCCTCGCAGAGACCCAAGGCTTCAACCTCGTCATCGCTGCGCCGGCCGACACGCAAGTGACGGCCGAGTTCAAGCGGATGTCCATTGATGACGTCTTCACGACGTTGATGAACTCGACGGGCCACACCTGGACCGAGAGCGACGGCGTCGTCATTGTCACGAGCAATGCGACCGGCGGAACGCTCTCGCCTGTCGCGCAGGGACGGCGTGTCGCGGTGATCGAACTCGACTTCGCTTCGGCCGCCGACCTGCAACCAGCCGTCGAAGGCCTGCTCTCGGCTGTCGGCCAGTCGCACTACGTCGAGACCAACCCCGAAGACAACCGCCGCACGAAAGAGTTGCTGGTCGTCGAGGACCTCGAGCCCTACCTGCAACGCATCGAGCGCTACATCGCCGAGGCCGACCAACCGCCGCGGCAGGTGTTGATCGAAGTGAACCTCTTGCAGGTGACCCTGGAAGATGACCAGCGTTGCGGCGTGAACTTTGAGGCGCTAGGCCGGATCGCGGGGACGCCTCTTACTGTCGGATCGCAGGGTCTAACCTCCGTGCTTCCTGGCACGGCAATTAACGGGGCCGCCTCGTTGCCGTCCGGGTCAGCTTGGTCATCGGGTTCATCCGGCTTTTTCGTGCAGACCAGCGGAGGCGACTTGGACTTGGTGATTGAAGCACTCATCTCCACTACCGACGCCAAGAGCCTCGCCAACCCGCGACTGCTTTGCGTTAACGGCCAGGAGTCTCGTCTTCAGGTAGGTAGGGACATCGGTTACGCAACAACGACGACGGTCAATACGACCACAGCCGAGAACATTCAGTTCCTAGAAACGGGCACTATCCTTAGCGTAACGCCGCGGATAACCCGCGACGGGCGCGTGCTGCTGCGTGTGGCTCCAGAAGTCTCTGACGGTGAGTTGATCGATGGGATCCCCAACAAGGAACTCATCAAGACGCAAACCAATGCCTTGCTCCACAGCGGCCAGGGAATGATCATCGGTGGGCTGATCCAAGAGACCGACTCAATCCAGATCAACCGTGTGCCTGTGCTGAGCACCATCCCCTACGTTAGCGGGTTGTTCCAGCGACGGGCTCTTGTGAAAGAGCGACGCGAGCTGATCATTGCACTCGTGCCTCACATTCTTCCTTACGCTCCCGAGATCGAGTGCCGCAACCAAGAAGAAGTCATGCGGGCGACGGATCCATTGCTCACCGGACCGCTCGTTCGTAACCCGCGTCCCTACGAGCCGCGGCTCCCCGACCCGCACGAAGACCTCAAGGGCTACCGCCCCTGGCCTTGGGGACCGAAGACCGAGACAGAAGTCTGCACGACCGCGGTCTGTGAGCCGCCAGAAGGATCGACGGGGCCGCGCCGGCTGCCCGACATTCTTCAGCCCGAACTGATCGAGCCCGCCGTCCATCGCGATCCCGTCGAAGTCGTCCCCGCGGAGCCAGAAGTCGTCGAGCGACCCAAACGTTCGTGGTTCCGCTAG
- a CDS encoding glycosyltransferase family 39 protein produces MSSDTSPQSRDRSCGRVFWMAIVIITALAAGWRAWRIETPSFDNDEVWQIVHCETDLTKQWYRHDNFPPLYHWVVSLFFAAAKTDQAARWFSLLCGVATIPLVGMLGRRLGGAAAGVAAAGLIAVSANHVLMSQLGRAYAPLILLAAVTMLLAWRLRERDSWGDWAAFLIAAWTLVATHYFGGVLLIILGGLLLAEKRGKALGRAIAAAVILAIAGLPLVGSLRADLADSGEFFHHVGFDSEAYAMGYLWLVTGNTLGPSVSDLREMTSLGQKREAIVAMAPWALAAIAPVAVLLLAAWGRLKSGDRVWIAALVLAPPLVVLAASSVVSTGFTYRYYVWVLVPLTAAMGVGATTMRGRPIVMASTTALIAFGVGATLNRHLDPYYCENDFHAVAALIERLDLENKPPAVLGAPLHYGEGALYGLPDDWLKLTVSAHPEAEQDWDAKLPDFAREAAPRETAWLVTQWFPIGHPQRAVCDRLVERLNANLVERVSSTVMVYRFAIDQSAAGP; encoded by the coding sequence ATGAGTTCGGACACCTCTCCGCAATCACGTGACCGTTCCTGCGGTCGCGTCTTCTGGATGGCGATCGTCATCATCACGGCGTTGGCCGCGGGCTGGCGTGCGTGGCGGATCGAGACGCCGTCGTTCGACAACGACGAGGTCTGGCAGATCGTCCATTGTGAGACCGACCTCACGAAGCAGTGGTATCGCCACGACAACTTCCCGCCGCTGTATCACTGGGTCGTGAGCCTCTTCTTTGCCGCGGCGAAGACCGACCAAGCGGCGCGTTGGTTCTCGCTATTGTGCGGCGTGGCGACGATCCCCCTCGTTGGCATGCTCGGCAGGCGACTCGGCGGCGCTGCGGCGGGCGTCGCGGCGGCGGGGCTGATCGCCGTTTCCGCCAATCACGTTCTCATGAGTCAACTCGGGCGCGCCTACGCGCCGCTCATCTTGTTAGCTGCGGTGACGATGCTGCTCGCTTGGCGGCTGCGTGAGCGCGACTCTTGGGGTGACTGGGCCGCGTTCCTTATCGCCGCTTGGACTTTGGTCGCGACGCATTACTTCGGCGGCGTTCTGCTGATCATCCTCGGTGGGCTACTCCTCGCTGAGAAACGCGGCAAGGCTCTTGGCAGGGCGATCGCCGCCGCTGTGATTCTGGCGATCGCCGGCCTACCGCTGGTCGGCAGCCTCCGCGCTGACCTCGCTGACTCCGGCGAGTTCTTCCACCACGTCGGCTTCGACTCCGAGGCCTACGCGATGGGCTACCTGTGGCTCGTCACCGGAAACACGCTGGGACCTTCAGTCAGCGACCTGCGTGAGATGACGTCACTTGGCCAAAAGCGCGAAGCGATAGTCGCGATGGCGCCGTGGGCACTGGCGGCCATCGCGCCGGTCGCGGTGCTTCTGCTCGCCGCTTGGGGACGGTTGAAATCTGGCGACCGTGTCTGGATCGCCGCGCTGGTGCTGGCGCCGCCCCTGGTGGTGCTCGCCGCCTCGTCGGTGGTCAGCACGGGCTTCACTTACCGCTACTACGTGTGGGTCCTCGTCCCGCTGACCGCGGCGATGGGCGTCGGCGCCACGACGATGCGCGGCCGGCCGATAGTCATGGCGTCGACGACCGCGCTAATTGCGTTCGGCGTCGGCGCCACTCTCAACCGTCACCTCGACCCGTACTACTGCGAGAACGACTTCCACGCCGTCGCCGCGTTGATCGAGCGTCTCGACCTAGAGAACAAGCCGCCGGCCGTGCTCGGCGCGCCGCTGCACTACGGTGAGGGCGCGCTCTACGGCTTGCCGGACGACTGGCTCAAGCTAACCGTGTCAGCCCACCCCGAAGCCGAGCAAGATTGGGACGCGAAGCTCCCCGACTTCGCTCGCGAAGCGGCGCCGCGCGAGACCGCGTGGCTCGTGACCCAATGGTTCCCAATCGGGCACCCGCAGCGAGCGGTGTGCGACAGGCTCGTCGAACGGCTCAACGCCAACCTTGTCGAGCGGGTCTCTTCAACCGTGATGGTCTATCGCTTTGCGATCGATCAATCTGCCGCGGGGCCTTAG
- the nqrF gene encoding NADH:ubiquinone reductase (Na(+)-transporting) subunit F, with protein MSPLLTVVLGVFFFTLVVLALVALIMAARSQLVATGPVEITVNEDKKIKVAAGGKLLNALSDAGIFVSSACGGGGTCAQCEVKVFSGGGDILPTERTHISKKEAKEGCRLSCQVAVKQDMKIEVPHEALETKKWECTVRSNNNVATFIKELVLELPEGEDVNFKAGGYIQIEAPPHVVNYKDFEIEERFREDWDKYNVWKYVSKVEEPVIRAYSMANWPGEKGIIMLNVRVASPPPRAPEGTPPGKMSSYIFNLKPGDKVTISGPYGEFFIKETDSEMIYIGGGAGMAPLRSHIFELFKNLRTGRKVSYWYGGRSKRELFYVEHFREIEREFPNFKFNIALSEPLPEDNWDGYVGFIHQVLYDNYLKDHPAPEDIEYYICGPPMMNAAVFKLLDDLGVEKENVAYDDFGG; from the coding sequence ATGTCACCCCTCCTAACTGTCGTTCTCGGCGTCTTCTTCTTCACCCTCGTAGTGCTCGCGCTAGTGGCCCTGATCATGGCTGCCCGCAGCCAGTTGGTTGCTACGGGACCGGTGGAGATCACTGTCAACGAAGACAAGAAGATCAAAGTCGCCGCGGGCGGCAAGCTGCTCAACGCGCTTTCCGACGCGGGGATCTTCGTCTCCAGCGCCTGTGGCGGCGGCGGCACCTGCGCCCAGTGCGAGGTGAAGGTCTTCTCGGGCGGCGGCGACATCCTGCCGACCGAACGGACCCACATCTCCAAGAAAGAGGCCAAAGAGGGTTGCCGGCTCTCTTGCCAGGTCGCCGTCAAGCAGGACATGAAGATCGAGGTGCCCCACGAGGCCCTCGAGACGAAGAAGTGGGAGTGCACGGTCCGCTCAAACAACAACGTCGCGACCTTCATCAAGGAGCTTGTCCTCGAACTCCCCGAGGGTGAGGACGTCAACTTTAAGGCGGGCGGTTACATCCAGATCGAGGCCCCGCCGCACGTCGTCAATTACAAAGACTTCGAGATTGAAGAGCGGTTCCGCGAAGATTGGGACAAGTACAACGTCTGGAAGTACGTGTCGAAGGTCGAAGAGCCGGTGATCCGCGCCTACTCGATGGCCAACTGGCCGGGTGAGAAGGGCATCATCATGCTCAACGTCCGCGTCGCCAGCCCGCCACCCCGCGCCCCCGAGGGGACACCCCCGGGCAAGATGTCAAGCTACATCTTCAACCTCAAGCCGGGCGACAAGGTCACGATCAGCGGCCCCTACGGTGAGTTCTTCATCAAAGAGACCGACTCCGAGATGATCTACATCGGCGGCGGCGCCGGCATGGCCCCGCTCCGTAGCCACATCTTCGAGCTGTTCAAGAACCTCCGCACCGGCCGCAAGGTCAGCTACTGGTACGGCGGCCGCAGCAAGCGCGAGCTGTTCTACGTCGAGCATTTCCGCGAGATCGAGCGCGAGTTCCCGAACTTCAAGTTCAACATCGCCCTTTCCGAGCCGCTGCCCGAAGACAACTGGGACGGCTACGTCGGCTTCATCCACCAGGTGCTCTACGATAACTATCTGAAGGACCACCCGGCGCCCGAGGACATCGAGTACTACATCTGCGGGCCGCCGATGATGAATGCCGCGGTCTTCAAGCTCCTCGACGACCTCGGCGTCGAGAAGGAGAACGTCGCTTACGACGACTTCGGCGGTTAA
- a CDS encoding Na(+)-translocating NADH-quinone reductase subunit C, producing the protein MPQPDRDWYTFLRETTLGAFMVAAVLCVVCSVLVASAAVALKPMQDSNKLIFKQKNALMAAGLAKGDASPEQVKKVFDESIKRELIDISTGEFVSEGSVEFDIDDYDPALAAKDSKQNVDVEPPTALMGVQKREPYTFVYQIMKEGRPDGFILPIYGKGLWSTLQGFLALEADGQTVRGITYYDHKETPGLGGEVDNPAWKATWEGKKVYDEEGDVELGVVKGNATDEYSVDGLSGATITSRGVDNMIKYWLGPEGFGKFLEKHRVKSES; encoded by the coding sequence ATGCCGCAACCTGATCGAGATTGGTACACGTTCCTCCGTGAAACGACGCTGGGCGCCTTCATGGTGGCGGCGGTGCTGTGCGTCGTCTGTTCGGTGCTCGTCGCGAGCGCTGCGGTAGCGCTCAAGCCGATGCAGGACAGCAACAAGCTCATCTTCAAGCAGAAGAACGCGTTGATGGCCGCCGGCTTGGCGAAGGGCGACGCCTCACCCGAGCAAGTCAAGAAGGTCTTTGATGAGTCGATCAAGCGCGAGCTGATCGACATCTCCACGGGAGAGTTCGTCAGCGAAGGCTCGGTTGAGTTCGATATCGACGATTACGACCCCGCCCTCGCGGCGAAGGACAGCAAGCAGAACGTCGACGTCGAGCCGCCGACGGCCTTGATGGGAGTCCAGAAACGCGAGCCCTACACGTTCGTCTACCAGATCATGAAGGAAGGAAGGCCTGACGGCTTTATCCTTCCCATCTACGGCAAGGGGCTGTGGTCCACGCTGCAAGGCTTCCTGGCCCTCGAGGCCGACGGCCAGACGGTCCGTGGCATCACTTACTACGATCACAAAGAGACCCCGGGTCTCGGCGGTGAAGTCGACAACCCCGCTTGGAAGGCGACCTGGGAGGGCAAGAAGGTCTACGACGAGGAGGGCGACGTCGAACTCGGCGTCGTCAAGGGCAACGCCACGGACGAGTACAGTGTTGACGGCCTCTCCGGCGCCACGATCACCAGCCGCGGCGTGGACAACATGATCAAGTACTGGCTCGGGCCAGAAGGCTTCGGCAAGTTCCTCGAAAAGCACCGCGTCAAGTCGGAGAGCTGA
- the nqrE gene encoding NADH:ubiquinone reductase (Na(+)-transporting) subunit E, whose amino-acid sequence MDHFLQLFLRSVFVENLALAYFLGMCTFIAISKNVKTAVSLGIAVIVIMGLTIPANNVIWQFLVKPGALKWLGSEYSSIDLSFLGLISYIGMIAAMVQILEMTLDKFFPALYQTLGIFLPLITVNCAILGGSLFMVERDYTFAESCVYGVGAGFGWALAIAALAGIREKLRYSDVPEGLRGLGITFMTVGLMALAFMSFGGM is encoded by the coding sequence ATGGATCACTTCTTACAACTGTTTCTCCGATCGGTCTTCGTCGAGAACCTGGCGCTCGCCTACTTCCTCGGCATGTGCACGTTCATCGCGATCTCGAAGAACGTGAAGACCGCCGTGAGTCTTGGGATCGCTGTGATTGTGATCATGGGGCTGACGATCCCCGCCAATAATGTCATCTGGCAGTTCCTGGTGAAGCCCGGAGCTCTCAAGTGGCTGGGCTCGGAGTACTCCAGCATCGACCTCAGCTTCCTGGGCTTGATCTCCTACATCGGGATGATCGCGGCGATGGTGCAGATCCTCGAGATGACGCTCGACAAGTTCTTCCCCGCGCTCTACCAGACGCTGGGCATCTTCCTGCCGTTGATCACGGTGAACTGCGCGATCCTCGGCGGTTCGCTGTTCATGGTCGAACGCGATTACACCTTCGCCGAGAGCTGCGTGTACGGCGTCGGCGCCGGCTTCGGCTGGGCGCTGGCGATCGCGGCGTTAGCGGGCATCCGTGAAAAACTCCGCTACAGCGATGTCCCCGAAGGCCTGCGTGGCCTGGGAATCACGTTCATGACCGTCGGCCTGATGGCATTGGCGTTCATGTCGTTCGGGGGAATGTGA
- a CDS encoding Na(+)-translocating NADH-quinone reductase subunit A — protein sequence MATTAAIAKKFSLQKGLDLPIAGAPPQTILAGPTIRTVGLIADDYHGMKPTMQVTEGDTVRLGQWLFEDKKTPGVKYTSPGAGRVVAVNRGAKRKFESIVIELEGDERQSFEAYRDQNLTMLGRDAVQQNLIESGLWTALRSRPFDKVPVPGTAPYALFVTAIDTNPLAADPQVVIAEKPAEFTAGLEVLSTLTDGNLWLCKKSGVSLPGEDLGFVEAASFDGPHPAGLPGTHMHFLAPVNAERHCWDIGYQDVIAIGHLFLTGELLVDRVVSVAGPAVARPGLYRTRLGASLADLTADSGAARDGVRTISGSVFNGRTMTDMKAHLGRRDVQVTQLVEGHERVFLGWMGPGFGKWSVTNVFMQKLLGPPEGGFRFTTSTEGSHRAIVPIGSYEKVMPLDIEPTAMMKALCMQDTELLQSLGVLELAEEDLGLCSYVCSSKNDYGPMLRKALTTIEREG from the coding sequence ATGGCGACCACCGCAGCAATCGCCAAGAAATTTTCCCTCCAGAAGGGCCTCGACCTGCCGATCGCTGGCGCCCCGCCGCAGACGATCCTGGCCGGGCCCACGATCCGCACCGTGGGCCTCATCGCCGATGATTATCACGGCATGAAGCCGACCATGCAGGTCACCGAGGGGGACACGGTCCGCCTTGGGCAGTGGCTGTTCGAGGACAAGAAGACACCTGGCGTGAAGTACACGTCCCCCGGCGCGGGGCGCGTCGTCGCCGTCAACCGTGGCGCGAAGCGCAAGTTTGAGTCGATCGTCATTGAGTTGGAGGGCGACGAACGGCAATCGTTCGAGGCGTACCGCGACCAGAACCTGACGATGCTCGGCCGCGACGCGGTGCAGCAGAACCTGATCGAATCGGGCCTGTGGACCGCGCTGCGTAGCCGGCCGTTCGACAAAGTCCCGGTCCCCGGCACAGCGCCCTATGCGCTTTTTGTGACGGCGATCGACACGAACCCCCTAGCGGCCGATCCGCAGGTCGTCATTGCCGAGAAGCCCGCCGAGTTCACCGCCGGTCTGGAAGTGCTCAGCACGCTTACCGACGGCAACCTCTGGCTTTGCAAGAAGTCGGGCGTCTCGCTGCCGGGCGAAGACCTCGGCTTCGTCGAGGCCGCGAGCTTCGATGGCCCGCACCCCGCGGGCCTGCCCGGCACGCACATGCACTTCTTGGCGCCCGTCAACGCTGAACGGCACTGCTGGGATATCGGCTACCAAGACGTGATCGCCATCGGGCACTTGTTCCTGACGGGCGAGCTGCTGGTGGACCGCGTCGTTTCGGTGGCGGGCCCCGCGGTCGCCCGGCCGGGCTTGTACCGTACACGGTTGGGCGCGAGCCTCGCCGACCTGACGGCTGACAGCGGCGCCGCTCGTGACGGCGTGCGGACCATCAGCGGCTCGGTCTTCAATGGCCGCACGATGACCGACATGAAGGCCCACCTCGGCCGTCGTGACGTGCAGGTAACGCAGCTTGTGGAAGGCCACGAGCGCGTCTTCCTCGGCTGGATGGGCCCGGGCTTCGGCAAGTGGTCGGTGACCAATGTTTTCATGCAGAAGTTGCTCGGCCCGCCGGAAGGGGGCTTTCGCTTCACGACCAGCACCGAGGGGAGCCACCGGGCGATCGTCCCGATCGGCAGTTACGAGAAGGTGATGCCGCTGGACATCGAGCCGACGGCGATGATGAAGGCACTCTGCATGCAAGACACCGAGCTGTTGCAGTCGCTAGGCGTGCTGGAACTGGCCGAAGAGGACCTCGGCTTGTGCAGCTACGTCTGCTCCAGCAAGAACGACTACGGCCCGATGCTGCGGAAGGCGCTGACGACGATCGAACGTGAAGGGTGA
- a CDS encoding NADH:ubiquinone reductase (Na(+)-transporting) subunit D yields MAKQSIKDVLIDPVFNNNPIALQVLGICSALAVTTQLKTSIIMSLAVIAVTACSNAAVSLVRKFIPSSIRIIAQMTIIASLVIVVDQLLQAVAYEETKSISVFVGLIITNCIVMGRAEAFAMKNPPLISFFDGVGNAVGYSVILIAVGFVRELFGSGKLLGFTVLPLATEGGWYVPNGLMLLSPSAFFLIGLLIWLLRTWKPEQVEHE; encoded by the coding sequence ATGGCCAAGCAATCGATCAAAGACGTCCTCATCGATCCGGTTTTTAACAACAACCCGATCGCGCTGCAGGTGCTCGGCATCTGCTCGGCGCTAGCGGTGACGACGCAGCTCAAGACATCGATCATCATGAGCTTGGCGGTCATCGCGGTGACAGCTTGCTCGAACGCAGCGGTCAGCCTTGTCCGCAAGTTCATCCCCAGCAGCATCCGCATCATCGCGCAGATGACGATCATCGCGTCGCTGGTGATCGTGGTCGATCAACTGCTGCAAGCGGTCGCCTACGAGGAGACCAAGAGCATCAGCGTCTTCGTCGGCCTGATCATCACCAACTGCATCGTGATGGGACGGGCCGAGGCGTTCGCGATGAAGAACCCGCCGCTGATTTCGTTCTTTGACGGCGTCGGCAACGCCGTTGGCTACTCGGTGATCCTGATCGCTGTGGGGTTCGTCCGCGAGCTCTTTGGCTCTGGGAAGTTGCTCGGATTCACCGTCCTGCCTCTGGCTACCGAGGGCGGCTGGTACGTCCCCAACGGCCTGATGCTGCTATCTCCCAGCGCGTTCTTCCTGATCGGCTTGCTGATCTGGCTGCTGCGTACCTGGAAGCCCGAGCAAGTCGAGCACGAGTAA